From Dethiosulfovibrio salsuginis, one genomic window encodes:
- the metG gene encoding methionine--tRNA ligase has translation MADTKNFYITTPIYYVNDVPHIGHAYTTIGADVMARYKRMTGHEVHFLTGTDEHGQKIYESAAAKGMTAQELTDVMAENFKKLLPVLNISNTDFIRTTEKRHEKVVQSIFSKLVEQGDIYKDTYKGLYCVPCETYVPESSVGQGSTCPDCGRPLVEMEEESYFFRTSKYADQLLDYYESNLKAIMPKSRYNEIISFIKSGLRDQSVSRTSISWGIPVPGDERHVIYVWFDALINYLTACGYESDQSQMDKYWPQVHHLMAKDIIRFHCVIWPTMLMALGLNPPVRVFSHGWWTMEGEKMSKSKGNVVDPFEMVNLYGADAFRYFLLRQVPFGTDGDFSESAMVQRINSDLANDLGNLLSRTVSMIIKYREGVVPTPPSLASIDLELSEVARTSCELYLEKMDDFAFDEALKAAWTVISRANKYIDETMPWKLGNEGEKDRLDAVLWGLVEALKLASMMISPFMPDTGHAVWSQIGFCGDPANLKWEHYKWGEPTAGIMKVHRTKEVLFPRIDIELWAEEKKARDLSKGKVVDPGEHEPQIGIEDFSKIELRVGQIVKVEEVPRAKRLYKLEVDLGYERRTIVSSIKADFTQEELLGHKIVVVVNLKPVKMCGVQSDGMLLAASMSGHEGLSLLAPVEDIPLGSRVH, from the coding sequence ATGGCTGATACAAAGAATTTCTACATAACTACACCTATATACTACGTCAACGACGTCCCTCATATAGGCCACGCCTACACGACCATCGGTGCGGACGTAATGGCAAGATACAAGAGGATGACCGGCCACGAGGTGCATTTCCTGACCGGAACCGACGAACACGGTCAGAAAATATACGAAAGTGCCGCCGCCAAAGGAATGACCGCTCAGGAGCTTACCGACGTTATGGCGGAGAACTTCAAAAAGCTCCTTCCTGTCCTCAATATATCGAACACCGACTTTATCAGAACCACCGAGAAGCGGCATGAAAAGGTTGTCCAGTCTATATTCTCCAAACTCGTCGAACAGGGTGATATCTATAAAGACACCTACAAAGGGCTATATTGCGTACCCTGTGAGACCTACGTTCCAGAAAGCAGCGTAGGCCAGGGCTCCACCTGTCCCGACTGCGGTCGTCCTCTGGTGGAGATGGAGGAGGAGAGCTACTTCTTTCGCACCTCTAAATACGCCGACCAGCTCCTGGACTATTACGAGTCCAACCTGAAGGCCATAATGCCAAAAAGCAGGTATAACGAGATAATCAGTTTTATAAAAAGCGGCCTGAGGGATCAGTCGGTTTCCAGGACATCCATCTCCTGGGGCATCCCGGTGCCAGGGGACGAAAGACACGTCATATACGTCTGGTTTGACGCTCTCATCAACTACCTGACCGCCTGTGGCTACGAATCGGACCAATCTCAGATGGACAAATACTGGCCTCAGGTCCATCACCTGATGGCGAAAGACATAATTCGGTTTCACTGCGTCATATGGCCCACTATGCTTATGGCTCTAGGACTCAACCCTCCTGTAAGGGTGTTCTCCCATGGCTGGTGGACCATGGAGGGAGAGAAAATGTCCAAGTCCAAAGGCAACGTTGTGGATCCCTTCGAAATGGTCAACCTCTACGGAGCCGACGCTTTCCGCTACTTTCTGCTCCGGCAGGTCCCCTTCGGGACCGACGGAGACTTCTCCGAATCCGCCATGGTCCAGAGGATAAACTCAGACCTTGCCAACGACCTCGGCAACCTGCTCAGCAGGACGGTTTCCATGATAATAAAGTACAGAGAGGGAGTTGTCCCTACCCCTCCCTCCCTGGCCTCCATAGACCTGGAGCTTTCGGAGGTCGCTAGAACCTCCTGCGAGCTCTATCTGGAGAAAATGGACGACTTCGCCTTCGACGAAGCCCTTAAAGCGGCCTGGACGGTGATAAGCAGGGCCAACAAATACATCGACGAAACCATGCCATGGAAACTAGGCAACGAAGGGGAAAAGGACAGATTGGACGCAGTTCTATGGGGACTGGTGGAAGCCCTTAAACTAGCGTCTATGATGATATCCCCCTTCATGCCTGATACAGGCCACGCAGTGTGGTCCCAGATAGGTTTCTGTGGCGACCCCGCCAACCTAAAGTGGGAACACTATAAGTGGGGAGAGCCTACCGCCGGGATTATGAAGGTCCACAGGACCAAAGAAGTCCTCTTCCCCAGAATAGACATTGAGCTGTGGGCGGAGGAGAAAAAGGCTCGAGATCTGTCCAAAGGCAAAGTGGTCGACCCTGGAGAGCACGAACCTCAGATAGGCATAGAGGACTTCTCAAAGATAGAGCTCAGGGTAGGTCAGATAGTCAAGGTGGAGGAAGTTCCCAGAGCCAAAAGGCTCTACAAGCTGGAGGTCGACCTGGGCTACGAAAGAAGAACCATAGTGTCCAGCATAAAAGCGGACTTCACCCAGGAAGAGCTCCTGGGACACAAAATAGTCGTGGTGGTCAACCTGAAGCCCGTCAAAATGTGCGGAGTTCAGAGCGACGGCATGTTGCTCGCCGCGTCTATGTCGGGGCATGAAGGTCTATCCCTTTTAGCCCCTGTAGAGGACATCCCCCTGGGGAGCCGTGTCCACTGA
- the rsmI gene encoding 16S rRNA (cytidine(1402)-2'-O)-methyltransferase, with the protein MPLIVIPTPVGNLSDITIRGLEELRRADIIACEDTRHTGILLKKYDISCKLISCHQHNEIARADEIMSYLSQGKNVALVSDAGTPGVSDPGYQVIKRAIEDGFVVDVLPGPTAVIPAILMSGLDPQPFTFFGFLPDKKGEREQVLGNLKDSPWTTVFYVSPHKISRHIESMLEVFGDRKAALVREISKIHQEALRGTFTEILHKVEEGLKGEIVLVVEGSNRSDQGRDWEEQAQRLLEAGLSHRDIVSVLSDTMGVPKNRSKKWLLDRK; encoded by the coding sequence ATGCCCTTAATAGTCATACCGACCCCAGTGGGAAACCTGTCCGACATAACCATTAGGGGGCTTGAGGAACTGCGCAGAGCGGATATTATAGCCTGTGAGGACACCAGACATACGGGGATACTTCTCAAAAAGTACGACATATCCTGTAAGCTGATTTCCTGTCACCAGCACAACGAGATAGCCAGAGCCGACGAGATAATGTCCTACCTGTCTCAGGGAAAAAACGTGGCTCTGGTCTCCGACGCCGGAACTCCCGGCGTCTCAGACCCAGGCTATCAGGTAATCAAAAGGGCCATCGAGGATGGATTCGTAGTCGACGTCCTTCCAGGACCTACCGCCGTTATACCGGCGATTCTCATGTCCGGTCTCGACCCTCAGCCTTTCACCTTCTTCGGATTTCTGCCCGATAAAAAAGGCGAAAGGGAACAGGTACTAGGTAACCTGAAAGACAGTCCCTGGACCACCGTTTTTTACGTCTCCCCCCATAAGATATCCCGACATATAGAGTCTATGCTGGAGGTCTTTGGCGACAGAAAAGCCGCTCTGGTAAGGGAGATCAGCAAAATCCATCAAGAAGCTCTTCGTGGGACCTTTACGGAGATACTTCATAAGGTGGAGGAGGGCTTAAAAGGAGAGATAGTCTTAGTCGTAGAAGGCTCTAACCGATCGGACCAGGGTAGGGACTGGGAAGAGCAGGCTCAGAGACTTCTGGAGGCTGGCCTCTCCCACAGGGATATAGTGTCTGTCCTTAGCGACACCATGGGAGTACCTAAAAACAGATCTAAAAAATGGCTTTTAGACAGAAAATAG